From a region of the Butyrivibrio sp. AE3004 genome:
- a CDS encoding LysR family transcriptional regulator: MDIKDIRYFMECYETRSINKAAKDLFITPQGLGKILDKLEQEMQIQLFERTKQGLVPTEAGVFFYEKSLKLLAETQELEQGLETIRKKNDIFNVGYSCGLIRLLPMNKIEQFQQAIGATKLSLEESSNPDIKAKLINGQFDVALVIGRVAATGFIEKEIDSKSMCAVVYKGHQLFKRDSLKIADLKNEQLISLNEKYQSYTNLLNSCEREGFYPDVRIKTMEAAMIYEFVREGHGIGIDVDIHNRESISKDIRLIPIEDGISWNVYVAYSKENTKEKHLRYFLDTIIS; the protein is encoded by the coding sequence TTGGATATCAAAGACATCCGCTACTTTATGGAGTGCTACGAGACTAGAAGCATAAATAAAGCTGCCAAGGATTTGTTTATTACCCCTCAGGGTTTGGGAAAAATTCTGGACAAGCTTGAGCAGGAAATGCAGATTCAGCTTTTTGAAAGGACCAAGCAGGGGCTTGTTCCTACAGAGGCTGGTGTGTTTTTCTATGAAAAGAGCTTGAAACTATTGGCTGAGACTCAGGAATTAGAACAGGGCTTGGAGACGATCCGAAAGAAGAATGACATCTTTAATGTGGGGTATTCCTGCGGACTTATCAGGCTTCTTCCAATGAATAAGATTGAGCAGTTTCAACAGGCTATTGGCGCTACAAAGTTGTCCTTGGAAGAGAGCTCCAACCCTGATATCAAGGCAAAGCTGATAAATGGGCAGTTCGATGTGGCTCTGGTAATTGGGCGTGTGGCAGCCACAGGTTTCATTGAAAAGGAAATCGACAGTAAGAGTATGTGTGCTGTAGTTTATAAGGGACATCAGCTTTTTAAGCGGGATAGCCTTAAGATAGCGGACTTAAAGAATGAGCAACTGATAAGTCTTAATGAAAAATACCAGTCTTACACTAACCTTTTAAATTCCTGCGAACGAGAGGGATTTTACCCAGACGTGCGCATTAAAACTATGGAAGCTGCCATGATATATGAATTTGTTCGTGAAGGGCATGGAATAGGGATAGATGTTGATATTCATAACAGGGAATCTATTTCTAAGGACATTAGATTGATTCCAATTGAGGATGGAATTTCCTGGAACGTTTATGTGGCATATTCCAAGGAAAACACGAAAGAAAAGCATTTACGATATTTTTTAGACACAATAATAAGTTAA
- the ppdK gene encoding pyruvate, phosphate dikinase — translation MAKKYVYMFSEGDMTMRNLLGGKGANLAEMTSIGLPVPQGFTISTEACTQYYEDGRKINDEIMAQAMEGVKKMEEINGKKFGDLQNPLLVSVRSGARASMPGMMDTILNLGLNDEVVAAMIKGNPDPAFERFVYDSYRRFIQMFSDVVMEVGKKYFEQLIDKMKEQKGVKFDVDLTAADLKELAEQFKAEYKNQLGSDFPSDPVEQLKLAIEAVFRSWDNPRANVYRRDNDIPYSWGTAVNVMPMVFGNLNNESGTGVAFTRDPATGENKLMGEFLINAQGEDVVAGVRTPMPIAQMEKEFPEAYAEFIKVCDTLENHYHDMQDMEFTVENKKLYMLQCRNGKRTAPAALKIACDLVDEGHKTPEEAVAMIDPRNLDTLLHPQFDAAALKAATPMGKGLGASPGAACGKVVFTADDAVAWAERGEKVILVRLETSPEDITGMKAAQGILTVRGGMTSHAAVVARGMGECCVSGCGDINMDEENKKFTLAGKEFHEGDYISIDGTTGNIYDGVIKTVDAQIAGEFGRIMAWADEFRKLKVRTNADTPADAKKARELGAEGIGLCRTEHMFFEEDRIAAFREMICSDTVEEREAALEKILPYQQNDFKQLYEALEGCPVTIRFLDPPLHEFVPTTEDEIKKLADAQGKSVEDIKAIIASLHEFNPMMGHRGCRLAVTYPEIAKMQTKAVIRAALEVQKAHADWNVKPEIMIPLVCEVKELKFVKKVVVETADAEIAAAGAKLEYEVGTMIEIPRAALTADEIAAEADFFCFGTNDLTQMTFGFSRDDAGKFLNAYYDEKIFENDPFAKLDQTGVGKLMDMSLKLGKPVNPNLHVGICGEHGGDPSSVEFCHKIGLDYVSCSPFRVPVARLAAAQAAIANK, via the coding sequence ATGGCGAAAAAATACGTTTACATGTTCAGCGAAGGCGACATGACCATGAGAAACCTTCTTGGCGGTAAGGGTGCTAACCTCGCTGAGATGACATCAATCGGTCTTCCTGTACCTCAGGGCTTCACAATTTCTACAGAAGCTTGCACACAGTACTATGAGGATGGTCGTAAGATCAACGACGAGATCATGGCTCAGGCTATGGAAGGTGTTAAGAAGATGGAAGAGATCAACGGCAAGAAGTTCGGTGATCTTCAGAATCCTCTTCTTGTATCAGTTCGTTCAGGTGCTCGTGCATCAATGCCTGGTATGATGGATACAATTCTTAACCTTGGTCTTAACGACGAGGTTGTTGCTGCAATGATCAAGGGCAATCCTGATCCTGCATTCGAGCGTTTCGTATATGATTCATATCGTCGTTTCATCCAGATGTTCTCTGACGTTGTTATGGAAGTAGGTAAGAAGTACTTCGAGCAGCTCATCGATAAGATGAAAGAGCAGAAGGGTGTTAAGTTTGACGTAGACCTTACAGCAGCTGATCTTAAGGAGCTTGCTGAGCAGTTCAAGGCTGAGTACAAGAACCAGCTTGGTTCTGATTTCCCTTCAGATCCTGTAGAGCAGCTTAAGCTTGCTATCGAGGCTGTATTCCGTTCATGGGATAACCCTCGTGCTAACGTTTACCGTCGTGACAACGATATCCCTTATTCTTGGGGAACAGCTGTTAACGTAATGCCTATGGTATTCGGTAACCTTAATAACGAGTCTGGTACAGGTGTTGCATTCACACGTGACCCTGCTACAGGTGAGAATAAACTTATGGGTGAGTTCCTTATCAATGCTCAGGGTGAGGACGTTGTTGCAGGTGTTCGTACACCTATGCCGATCGCTCAGATGGAGAAGGAATTCCCTGAAGCATACGCTGAGTTCATCAAGGTTTGTGATACTCTTGAGAACCACTATCACGATATGCAGGATATGGAGTTCACAGTTGAGAACAAGAAGCTTTACATGCTTCAGTGCCGTAACGGTAAGAGAACAGCTCCTGCTGCTCTTAAGATTGCTTGTGACCTTGTTGATGAGGGACACAAGACTCCTGAAGAAGCTGTAGCAATGATCGATCCTCGTAACCTTGATACACTTCTTCATCCTCAGTTCGATGCTGCTGCTCTTAAGGCTGCTACTCCTATGGGTAAGGGTCTTGGTGCATCACCCGGTGCTGCTTGCGGTAAGGTTGTATTTACAGCTGATGACGCTGTAGCATGGGCAGAGAGAGGTGAGAAGGTTATCCTTGTTCGTCTTGAGACATCACCTGAAGATATTACAGGTATGAAGGCTGCTCAGGGTATCCTTACAGTTCGTGGTGGTATGACATCACATGCTGCCGTTGTTGCTCGTGGTATGGGTGAGTGCTGCGTTTCAGGATGTGGCGACATCAACATGGACGAGGAGAACAAGAAGTTCACACTTGCTGGAAAAGAGTTCCACGAAGGAGATTATATCTCAATCGATGGTACAACCGGTAACATCTATGATGGCGTTATCAAGACTGTAGACGCTCAGATTGCTGGCGAATTCGGACGTATCATGGCTTGGGCTGATGAGTTCAGAAAGCTTAAGGTTCGTACAAACGCTGATACACCTGCTGATGCTAAGAAGGCTCGTGAGCTTGGTGCTGAGGGTATCGGACTTTGCCGTACAGAGCACATGTTCTTCGAGGAAGACAGAATTGCTGCATTCCGTGAAATGATCTGCTCTGATACAGTAGAAGAGAGAGAAGCTGCACTTGAGAAGATCCTTCCTTATCAGCAGAATGACTTCAAGCAGCTCTATGAGGCACTTGAGGGATGTCCTGTAACAATCAGATTCCTTGATCCTCCGCTTCACGAGTTCGTTCCCACAACAGAGGACGAGATTAAGAAGCTTGCAGATGCACAGGGCAAGAGCGTAGAAGACATCAAAGCTATCATCGCTTCTCTTCACGAGTTCAACCCTATGATGGGTCACAGAGGATGCCGTCTTGCAGTTACATATCCTGAAATTGCTAAGATGCAGACAAAGGCTGTTATCCGTGCTGCACTTGAGGTTCAGAAGGCTCATGCTGATTGGAATGTTAAGCCTGAGATCATGATTCCTCTTGTATGTGAAGTTAAAGAGCTTAAGTTCGTTAAGAAGGTAGTTGTTGAGACAGCTGATGCTGAAATCGCAGCTGCAGGCGCTAAGCTTGAGTATGAGGTTGGTACAATGATCGAGATCCCGAGAGCTGCTCTTACAGCTGACGAGATCGCTGCAGAGGCAGATTTCTTCTGCTTCGGTACAAACGACCTTACACAGATGACATTCGGATTCTCTCGTGATGACGCTGGTAAGTTCCTTAACGCTTACTATGATGAGAAGATCTTCGAGAACGATCCTTTCGCTAAGCTTGATCAGACAGGTGTTGGTAAGCTTATGGATATGTCACTTAAGCTTGGTAAGCCCGTTAATCCTAACCTTCATGTTGGTATCTGCGGAGAGCACGGTGGAGATCCTTCATCAGTTGAGTTCTGCCACAAGATTGGCCTTGATTATGTTTCATGCTCACCTTTCCGTGTACCTGTTGCTAGACTTGCAGCAGCTCAGGCAGCTATCGCTAACAAGTAA
- a CDS encoding glycerophosphodiester phosphodiesterase family protein: protein MKILLIVVFILVILYLLAIMPRMIGRPSSDKLLVQNLYAHRGLHDNNSTTPENSMAAFKKAVDAGYGIELDVQLTKDGIPVIFHDFTLARVARYNEECIPDNAVRNEDGSMGVAGKVIDYTYEELQQFHLLDSNEKIPGFEDFLKMVDGKVPLIVELKIELFDTSVCPTVDRLLRNYNGVYCIESFNPLGLWWYRKKHKDVFRGQLSEEFFREPDILWHTPFYYMLAFLIFNFLTKPDFVAYNHKYARNLSRTICHVLYKNTAAAWTIKSQEELDKNRKLFDIFIFEGFIPS from the coding sequence TTGAAGATTCTGCTTATAGTGGTTTTTATTTTGGTTATTCTATATCTTTTGGCGATTATGCCACGTATGATTGGAAGACCTTCTTCTGATAAGCTTCTTGTTCAAAATTTATACGCTCACAGAGGATTGCATGATAATAATAGCACTACACCAGAGAATTCCATGGCTGCGTTTAAAAAGGCAGTGGATGCAGGGTACGGAATAGAATTGGATGTCCAGCTTACTAAGGACGGAATTCCTGTTATTTTCCATGATTTTACTTTGGCAAGAGTTGCCAGATATAATGAAGAATGCATCCCTGACAATGCGGTTCGAAATGAAGACGGCAGCATGGGCGTAGCCGGCAAGGTGATTGATTATACCTATGAAGAACTGCAACAGTTTCATCTTCTTGATTCGAATGAAAAGATACCGGGGTTTGAGGATTTTCTCAAAATGGTAGACGGGAAGGTCCCGCTCATTGTCGAACTTAAGATAGAACTGTTTGACACAAGTGTATGTCCTACAGTAGACAGACTGCTTCGTAACTATAACGGAGTATATTGTATCGAGTCCTTTAATCCGCTTGGGCTTTGGTGGTATAGGAAAAAACACAAGGATGTTTTCAGAGGCCAGCTTTCCGAGGAGTTTTTCAGAGAGCCGGATATACTTTGGCATACACCTTTTTACTATATGCTTGCTTTTTTGATTTTTAATTTTCTGACGAAGCCTGATTTTGTCGCATATAATCATAAATATGCGCGAAATCTTTCCAGAACGATCTGTCATGTTTTATATAAAAATACAGCAGCAGCCTGGACTATTAAGAGTCAGGAAGAACTTGACAAAAATCGCAAGCTCTTTGATATCTTTATATTTGAAGGTTTTATTCCTTCATAA
- a CDS encoding ABC-F family ATP-binding cassette domain-containing protein: MISANNVTLRVGKKALFEDVNIKFTEGNCYGIIGANGAGKSTFLKILSGKLETTNGDVVITPGQRLSFLEQDHFKYDDFTVLDTVIMGNARLYEIMKEKDAIYAKEDFTDEDGIRASELEGEFAEMNGWEAESDAESLLNGLGIETELHYKLMKELDGNQKVKVLLARALFGNPDILLLDEPTNHLDMDAIAWLEEFLINFENTVIVVSHDRYFLNKVCTHIADIDYGKMQLYAGNYDFWYESSQLMIRQMKEANKKKEEQIKELKEFIARFSANASKSKQATSRKKALEKIELDTIKPSSRKYPYIDFRPDREIGNEVLTVDGISKTINGEKVLDKVSFVVQHDDKIAFVGGNELAKTTLFQILTGELEPDEGTYKWGVTTSQAYFPKDNSKEFDNDYTITEWLTGYSEIKDVTYVRGFLGRMLFAGEDGVKKVKVLSGGEKVRCMLSKMMISGANCLIFDEPTNHLDMESITALNQGMIKFPGVELFACRDHQVVQTTANRIMEILPDGSLIDKRSTYDEYLESDAMARKRTVYSTNEDEDNDD; this comes from the coding sequence ATGATAAGTGCAAACAATGTCACATTAAGAGTTGGTAAAAAAGCTCTGTTCGAAGATGTAAACATAAAGTTCACCGAGGGCAACTGCTACGGAATAATCGGTGCCAACGGTGCAGGAAAATCTACTTTCCTAAAAATTCTTTCAGGAAAACTTGAGACAACAAACGGAGATGTAGTAATTACTCCAGGCCAGCGTCTTTCTTTCCTGGAGCAGGATCACTTTAAATATGATGATTTCACTGTACTTGATACAGTTATCATGGGTAATGCCCGTCTGTATGAGATAATGAAGGAAAAGGATGCCATCTACGCTAAAGAGGATTTCACAGATGAAGACGGTATCCGTGCAAGTGAGCTTGAAGGTGAGTTCGCCGAAATGAACGGTTGGGAAGCAGAGTCAGATGCTGAGAGCCTTCTCAACGGACTTGGAATAGAAACGGAACTACACTACAAACTGATGAAGGAACTTGACGGTAATCAGAAGGTTAAAGTACTTCTTGCAAGAGCACTTTTCGGAAATCCCGATATCCTGCTTCTCGACGAGCCTACCAACCATCTTGATATGGATGCCATTGCATGGCTTGAAGAATTCCTCATCAACTTTGAAAATACTGTCATTGTTGTATCTCACGACCGTTACTTCCTTAATAAGGTGTGTACACATATCGCAGATATCGATTACGGTAAAATGCAGCTCTACGCAGGAAACTATGATTTCTGGTACGAATCTTCACAGCTTATGATTCGTCAAATGAAAGAAGCCAATAAGAAAAAGGAAGAACAGATTAAGGAACTCAAGGAGTTCATTGCAAGATTCTCTGCTAACGCAAGTAAATCCAAGCAGGCTACTTCTCGTAAAAAGGCCCTTGAGAAAATTGAGCTTGATACAATCAAGCCCTCTTCCAGAAAGTATCCTTACATTGATTTCAGACCTGACAGGGAAATCGGTAATGAAGTACTTACTGTTGACGGCATCAGCAAGACTATAAACGGCGAAAAAGTACTTGATAAAGTGTCTTTCGTTGTTCAGCATGATGACAAAATTGCTTTTGTCGGCGGCAATGAACTTGCAAAAACTACTCTCTTCCAGATTCTTACAGGAGAGCTTGAGCCTGACGAAGGAACATATAAATGGGGTGTAACAACATCACAGGCTTACTTCCCCAAGGATAACTCAAAAGAGTTCGACAATGATTACACTATCACCGAATGGCTTACAGGTTATTCCGAAATCAAGGATGTTACCTATGTACGAGGATTCCTCGGCCGTATGCTTTTTGCAGGTGAGGACGGTGTAAAGAAGGTAAAGGTTCTTTCCGGTGGTGAGAAGGTAAGATGTATGCTCAGTAAGATGATGATTAGCGGTGCAAACTGTCTCATCTTCGATGAACCTACCAACCACCTTGATATGGAATCAATCACGGCACTTAACCAGGGTATGATCAAATTCCCCGGAGTTGAATTATTTGCCTGCCGTGATCATCAGGTTGTACAGACAACAGCAAACAGAATAATGGAAATCCTGCCTGACGGCTCACTTATCGACAAGCGCTCTACTTATGATGAGTACCTTGAGAGTGACGCAATGGCAAGAAAACGTACAGTTTACAGTACAAATGAAGATGAAGATAATGACGATTGA
- a CDS encoding phosphoribosylaminoimidazolesuccinocarboxamide synthase, with amino-acid sequence MQEFSPVKEGKVREIYDVGDALIMVATDRISAFDVILKNKVEKKGTVLTQMSKFWFDYTKDIVNNHMISTDTADMPEFFRKPEFTGNSMLCKKLTMLPIECIVRGYITGSGWNSYKENGTVCGIKLPEGLKECDKLPEPIYTPSTKAEIGDHDENIDFERSVEVLERDFPGHGQEYAEKLRDYTIALYKKCADYALTRGIIIADTKFEFGLNEDGEVVLADEMLTPDSSRFWPVEGYEPGKSQPSFDKQFVRDWLKANPDSDYNLPSDVIDKTIAKYEEAYELLTGKKL; translated from the coding sequence ATGCAGGAATTTAGTCCGGTAAAAGAAGGAAAAGTACGTGAGATTTATGATGTAGGTGATGCACTTATTATGGTTGCAACCGACAGAATCTCTGCTTTTGACGTAATTCTTAAGAACAAGGTTGAGAAAAAAGGTACTGTTCTCACCCAGATGTCAAAGTTTTGGTTTGACTACACAAAAGATATCGTAAACAACCACATGATCAGCACCGATACAGCTGATATGCCTGAGTTTTTCAGAAAACCTGAGTTTACCGGTAATAGTATGCTCTGCAAAAAGCTTACAATGCTTCCCATTGAGTGCATCGTTCGCGGTTATATAACCGGAAGTGGTTGGAACAGCTACAAAGAAAACGGAACTGTATGCGGAATTAAATTGCCTGAAGGACTTAAGGAATGTGACAAACTTCCTGAACCCATCTACACTCCTTCTACAAAAGCAGAAATCGGTGATCACGATGAAAACATCGATTTTGAACGCTCTGTGGAAGTACTTGAAAGAGATTTCCCCGGACATGGTCAGGAATATGCTGAGAAGCTTCGTGATTATACCATTGCTCTTTATAAAAAGTGTGCAGACTACGCTCTCACTCGCGGAATCATCATTGCTGATACAAAATTTGAGTTTGGTCTAAACGAAGACGGTGAGGTTGTTCTCGCAGACGAGATGCTCACTCCCGACAGCAGCCGCTTCTGGCCCGTAGAAGGATACGAACCCGGTAAGTCACAGCCCTCTTTTGATAAGCAGTTTGTAAGAGACTGGCTCAAGGCTAATCCGGATAGTGATTACAATCTTCCTTCCGATGTAATCGATAAAACCATTGCCAAATATGAAGAAGCATATGAGCTTCTGACCGGCAAAAAATTATAA
- a CDS encoding MFS transporter: MKLNYKRTILIGLAFMSICAFWQFYDNEIPRILTYHFGLGETWTGAIMALDNILALFLLPIFGLLSDKTNTKIGKRMPFILIGTAVSVTLFAILIYIAKISTNLLLFIAVLFMLLVSMGTYRSPAVALMPELTPAKHRSKANAIINLMGTLGAVYTLIMIKVLLKSAANEADTNYIPLMLSIVCFMIITILILFITVPEKKLMPIVREGVDDFDGEGGLIGNDDNSKTSNPGTSKSTQQDNGYTKNVLKSLSFLLLSVFLWFAAYNAVTTAFSRYVTEVWDLHNGAYADCLMVATVAAVLAYLPIGMISSKIGRKLTILIGISLMSLCYIAAALMNSYSPVMNIYFAIIGIGWAAINVNSYPMVVEMGRSEVIGKYTGLYYTFSMAAQVFTPIFSGFLLEHVSYRTLFPYAFFFSCAAFITMLLVKHGDVKPQKKKSILENFDVDD; the protein is encoded by the coding sequence ATGAAGCTAAATTATAAGCGTACTATCCTTATTGGATTGGCTTTTATGTCAATCTGTGCTTTCTGGCAATTCTACGACAACGAAATCCCAAGAATTTTGACCTATCATTTTGGACTAGGTGAGACCTGGACCGGCGCAATTATGGCTCTTGACAATATTCTGGCGCTTTTCTTGTTGCCGATTTTCGGACTGCTTTCGGATAAAACTAATACTAAGATTGGTAAACGTATGCCGTTTATACTGATTGGTACTGCGGTATCCGTAACCCTTTTTGCAATTCTCATCTATATTGCAAAAATAAGCACAAATCTTTTACTTTTCATAGCTGTGCTTTTCATGCTCCTTGTTTCCATGGGAACATACCGCTCTCCTGCTGTTGCTCTTATGCCGGAGCTTACCCCGGCAAAACACAGAAGTAAAGCAAATGCCATTATTAATCTGATGGGGACTCTTGGCGCTGTTTATACTCTTATCATGATTAAGGTATTGCTAAAATCAGCTGCAAATGAAGCAGATACAAATTACATTCCTCTAATGCTTTCAATCGTCTGCTTTATGATCATTACAATTCTTATTCTTTTCATCACTGTTCCGGAGAAAAAACTCATGCCGATTGTCAGAGAAGGTGTGGATGATTTTGACGGAGAAGGCGGACTTATCGGAAATGATGATAATTCAAAAACATCAAATCCGGGTACATCTAAAAGTACCCAGCAAGATAATGGATACACAAAAAATGTTTTAAAAAGTCTGTCCTTTCTTTTGTTATCGGTATTTTTGTGGTTTGCTGCCTATAATGCCGTAACTACTGCTTTTTCAAGATATGTCACCGAAGTATGGGATCTTCATAACGGAGCTTATGCCGATTGCCTTATGGTCGCTACCGTCGCTGCGGTTTTAGCTTATCTCCCAATTGGTATGATTTCATCAAAAATAGGAAGAAAGCTTACAATCCTTATCGGAATATCGCTTATGAGTTTGTGTTATATAGCGGCTGCTCTTATGAACTCCTATAGTCCTGTCATGAACATATATTTCGCGATAATTGGCATCGGCTGGGCTGCTATCAACGTAAACTCATACCCCATGGTTGTTGAAATGGGAAGAAGTGAAGTTATAGGAAAATATACAGGATTATACTATACCTTTTCAATGGCTGCGCAGGTATTTACTCCTATATTCTCGGGCTTTTTACTTGAGCATGTTTCCTACAGAACTCTTTTTCCGTATGCATTCTTTTTCTCCTGTGCAGCATTTATAACTATGCTGCTCGTTAAGCATGGCGATGTTAAACCGCAAAAAAAGAAAAGCATACTGGAAAACTTCGATGTGGATGATTAA
- a CDS encoding LacI family DNA-binding transcriptional regulator — protein MNIKTIAKQAGVSTATVSNVINGNYGKVSAETRRKIEDIIKETGYKPNVMARSLVKKESRLIGVVVPYMGKDDTFFDNPYTAQIIASLEQYIRSRDYYMMLRCVGDPKEIVTIFSSWNVDGAFFLGIVKEEVHEIKKSIDIPMVFLDTYAPDEKIVNVGIEDYRGGYLSARYLIGKGHKKIALVTPQITDEGVIRERYNGFLKACEEAGVEFTKKDIFNTDTYYKNAIQVGQDIAFGGGGYTAIACMSDLVAFGVTEGLKQCGMKVPADISVIGFDNLKDCELLTPKLTSIAQDIELKAQRAGDHLFKMIGGADFAFDEKLPIRVVERQSVRNLIE, from the coding sequence ATGAATATTAAAACTATAGCGAAACAGGCAGGTGTCAGCACAGCTACTGTATCAAATGTAATAAACGGTAACTATGGCAAAGTGTCTGCCGAGACCAGAAGAAAAATAGAGGACATCATCAAAGAGACAGGATATAAGCCAAATGTAATGGCAAGGTCTTTAGTAAAAAAGGAGAGCAGGCTGATTGGCGTAGTCGTGCCTTATATGGGAAAAGATGATACGTTCTTTGATAATCCATACACAGCACAGATTATCGCTTCACTGGAACAATATATTAGAAGCAGGGATTATTATATGATGCTTAGATGTGTCGGAGATCCCAAAGAAATAGTTACGATCTTTTCCTCCTGGAATGTTGACGGAGCTTTTTTTCTTGGAATTGTTAAAGAAGAAGTTCATGAGATAAAGAAAAGTATCGACATTCCGATGGTTTTTCTGGATACATATGCACCCGATGAGAAGATTGTAAATGTGGGAATTGAGGACTATAGGGGCGGCTATCTGTCTGCAAGATATCTTATAGGAAAAGGACATAAAAAAATCGCTCTTGTTACACCTCAGATTACAGATGAAGGTGTTATACGAGAGCGATATAACGGCTTTTTAAAGGCCTGCGAAGAAGCGGGTGTGGAATTTACAAAAAAAGATATTTTTAATACTGATACATATTACAAAAATGCTATTCAGGTTGGGCAGGATATAGCATTTGGAGGAGGCGGATATACAGCAATCGCATGCATGTCAGACCTTGTAGCCTTTGGTGTGACAGAGGGACTAAAACAGTGCGGAATGAAAGTCCCTGCAGATATTTCCGTTATAGGTTTTGATAACCTTAAAGACTGCGAACTTTTAACTCCCAAGCTTACATCTATTGCCCAGGATATCGAACTGAAAGCACAGCGTGCCGGCGATCATCTGTTTAAAATGATTGGCGGAGCTGATTTTGCTTTTGATGAAAAGCTTCCGATAAGAGTTGTTGAGAGGCAATCAGTACGTAATTTAATTGAGTAA
- a CDS encoding PHP domain-containing protein codes for MKTIDLHTHSTASDGTYSPTELVDYAAEKGLSAIALTDHDTVWGLTEAMERAEQYPELEVIPGIEYSTTRNGKDVHIVGLYIDYTDKKYQESLKGFIDSRVNRNRKMCEKLTQAGMPVTFEELVEMNPGAVITRAHFAKFLHAKGYVTSVKEAFDRFLGDHCPCYVPREKITPQMAIEQILSAKGIPVLAHPVLYGLGKDAMDELVRELKEAGLVAIEALYGTYTSQDERDIKALAVKYDLLLSGGSDFHGLNKPHIDIGVGTGKMLIPYEILEKLKEYKYR; via the coding sequence ATGAAAACAATAGATTTACATACACATTCAACTGCATCCGACGGAACTTACTCGCCAACAGAACTTGTGGATTATGCTGCGGAGAAAGGCTTGTCTGCTATTGCTCTTACTGATCACGATACTGTATGGGGTTTGACTGAAGCCATGGAACGCGCAGAACAATATCCTGAGCTTGAGGTCATTCCCGGAATTGAATATTCAACAACAAGAAACGGGAAGGATGTTCATATAGTTGGCCTTTACATAGATTATACCGATAAAAAATATCAGGAAAGTCTCAAAGGCTTTATCGATTCGAGAGTAAACAGAAACCGTAAAATGTGTGAAAAACTCACTCAGGCCGGAATGCCTGTAACCTTTGAAGAACTGGTAGAAATGAATCCGGGCGCAGTTATTACAAGAGCACATTTTGCCAAATTTTTGCATGCAAAAGGATATGTGACAAGTGTGAAGGAGGCTTTTGACAGATTTCTTGGTGATCATTGCCCCTGTTATGTCCCTAGAGAAAAAATAACTCCTCAGATGGCAATAGAGCAGATATTATCAGCAAAAGGAATACCTGTCCTTGCCCATCCGGTTTTATATGGACTTGGTAAAGATGCCATGGATGAACTTGTTCGTGAACTTAAGGAAGCCGGTCTTGTTGCAATTGAAGCACTTTACGGAACATACACATCTCAGGATGAGCGCGACATAAAAGCTCTTGCTGTAAAATATGACCTTTTGCTAAGTGGCGGATCTGATTTTCATGGCTTAAATAAACCGCATATAGATATCGGAGTCGGAACGGGAAAAATGTTAATTCCATATGAAATATTAGAAAAATTGAAAGAATACAAATACAGATAA